The sequence CTACAAAATTCAGTGTCTCAATTTTTCTGGCCACGTCCTGTTTTGCAGTATTTTGAGCTCAGTTGGATGTTTCTTCCTGCAATAATGTCACAGAGTGGGAAATCTGTAAACAGCCAGTCCAGTCACACAAAACtacctttgaaaaaaaaatgaataggACTTCCAGAGGCCCGGTTGCCCGATATAACCTTACTCACCTCCACTCTGTTATGTAAGGAtaagtggggttttttttttcttttctttgaataCTCAGATGTTCTCTTCACTACATGTACTGATGTTGAGTGGGTGGAAGGGTCATCCTCTGCTCCCATGGACGACATGGAAATACGCGTTAAAAGATTATCTATCCATCTGTCCCCCTGTaatgacagtgtgtgtatgtgtgtgtgagcttgaGTGCACTTAAATGGCAGCCGGGATTCAGCCCGGTTTAACTGTTGTGACTCTTGATGGAGCAGACATAACCACACGGAACATAATCCCTATTAATACTCATCGCAGTCAGATTTACTGcagatatgtgtatgtgtgtgtgtgtgtgtgtgtgtgtgtgtgtgtgtgtgtgtgtgtgtgtgtgtgtgtgaatagttGGTTTTATGCTTATTAAAGAGaatgtacatatttttatatttttaatattttcttaccATTAATGGATTACCACAAAAACcatattcatgtttttctctcttttgcgtgtgtttgtgtgtctgtgtatatgtgtgtgtgtgtttgtttgtgtgtgtttgctttatgTTACAGGAGCATGGGGTGACCCTGCCGTGTACATGGGTCATGGCATGTGCTTATGCTCCCTCAGGTTGTGCTGTAGCATGTGGGTGAGTACAGGGAATGTCCCTTTATTATCTCTTAGGTTTAAATAGCAGGTATTCTTTTCAATAATCGTTTCCTTCTGGAGATGCAAATCAGTGACTCACATGTCATAAGCTCATTCACAAGCTTATTAGACTGTATCTCCGTCCTGTATCCTATATTTAACTATACTGTCTTAGACTGTAAGGAATGAGACACATTATTTAACTTTTGATGTTTCTGTCTCCTCTAAAGCGGACTGGATAACAAGTGTTCAGTGTTTCCACTGTCAATGGACCCAAACGAGAACCTGGCTGCAAAGAAGAAGTCTGTCGCCATGCACACCAACTATGTATCAGGATGCACCTTCACCAACTCTGACATGCAGGTGAGCACCAGTTTAATGCTCTGCATGTAACTGGCATTGTAAGATTTGTAGATCAAATGAACATAGACTTGATTCTGAGAGTTATGGAAGCAGCCCAAACCTGAGGGGTTTGGTGCTGTGCACTTTATTAGATGAAGCAGCTGCTGACAGATTGCAACTCACAATGTTGCATCTTTTAATTAAAGCTTCATGTTGTTCATTTTGCCAAATGTTCAGTGTCTATCCTGCCAGTTTCCCTTGAATACATTTAGTACATCTACTCTCATTGCCACATTTGACTCTGCTGTGCTCCTCTCTCAGTTTACAGTCGGTGCAGTACGACGGGTTTCAGCTGCTAAACCACCAACTTCACTTAAAACCAATTAAGCctgtaaataagcaacaaacAAGCACCAGGAATGTGATAGGTCGGGCTCATCTGGGATTTGTAACCAGGACCTCTTGCACCCAAAGTGAGAATCACACCCCCAGACTAATGAACTGACTTTCTGATAAAACCCAGCCATACTCTGCTCTTAATCATCTGATAGAATTTCAATTCTAtcaaaaaaagtcttaaaaataggacaaatatatttgtgttttataaatatatttcaaattctatattttagatttttttgcaTAGTTGTACTGTACCTCTGTAGGTTCATGAGTCAGCATCAATCAGACTTTTTTGTGGACTTCCCAGCAGGAAAGATGCAAAGTAGGGGACTGAGTCAGAAGAAGAGCATTAAGGAAACTGAGATATTTGGAGACTTAGATATTTGGCTTTAATAATTTACTCCACTCTGGCCCTCAGCAAGGCAGAGGAGCACAATGGGGTGGGAGGTAacgagaggagagggaagaagaggagaggggagatgGATGGCTGGGCTGAGGAGGGGGCAGAGAAGAGACACAGGGGGTGATGGTCCTCTATTCTGGGTGTATTAATAGACACTGAGTGGCTTTTATCTAGGAAAGAGTGGAGCACACTGACCTGAGGGCAGAACatttaacacatacacacatgcatgttttcttcctgtctgtctctcatacacacacatctctcaCACAACTCCTCTCTCATACTGCAtctcaaacacaaagacacatgcgTGCACATGAGCGCGCTATCTATACCATTAAAATAGAGCTTGAAGCAAAAAGCTGTGGACTACATAGAGGGCTCAGAaagtctctttctttctttaccaCAGTTGTTACTGCAGCAAGTAAGCATATGAACGCGTGGTTCCACATTTTCAAGCAGCGTAAAGGAGAGTTTAGATGACATAAAATCTTGTattgtgttgtgtctgtgtgtgtgtgtgtgtgtgtgcgtccaACTGAGAGCAACATTTAAGCAGCGCACTGGTTTTCAGCCGGTGAGTTTTGACATATAAGATCCACTGATGCACTGAGACATGTGAGTTATGAGTTGTGAGGCTTTCTTATGAAAGGCATTTACATGTGGGATCACTGGGTAATTTAATGAACCCCCcgcaaatatttaatataaggAGACGTGCAGGTGGAGAAGGACTGAGGCTGTCTGTTAGATCAGTGAGGttcccatctgtgtgtgtgtttcagtaatTGTGGCTTACTGATAATTGCATTCATGTTGAAACTAGAGCTACCTCTCAGCGCAGGCAGGatgtggtgtgtttttgtgcctgAGGTCATCCAGCAGGAGCTCTCTAATCCACCAGTCAGCAGGGATCTCTGATGCCTGCATGTGTCTCTAAGTGCCCATAATCTGTTTTCATCAGAGGAACTGCTGACattttgtgtgcttgtttgtatgTGGATACATGATGCATAGTGAGAGTTTTCCGTGTTAGTGGAGAGGTGCTGACCTTTGGCTTTTGttattgtatgtgtatgtgtgtctgccctgtgtgtgtatttgtggcaTAATGATGTCATGTGGGGCACttaaatttacagaaataaacTTTAGACTTTTACTTTCAAATATTATTCCACCGAGTCGATAATTTCCAGTTTATTTTGGGGCTGTTTCATTTCTCAGTTTTAAGAGTTAAAACTGAGAAATGAAAGCAAAGCCAGCAGTCAAACTCATATAAGTCGAAAATAACTTATCTTGTAAAGCGACACTGATTTAATATTCATTATgtaagtttagtttagtttagttagtcAGATGCAGTCCAATCTTACGGTTTTTTCTGCCTTATTGAGGGAAGGTATAACATGAGCAGTATATTTGTTTACAATTTCAGTTTGCAATTTTTTTCTAATCacctttttttcatatttgttctTTTGATGACCACCAGCAGTGCACATCCAACCTGATTCAGCCTACTTTCACTCATTTAGCCCAATCATCATGGAGTTTCCAGCAGAATTCATTAATTACGAATCTTAACCCACCAAAGTCGCTCTGTGACCAGCACTTCTTCTTGTCTGGTTCCcactttgtcttcctctctgttgtACTGAGGTTCCCAATGTTAGTTCAGTTTTCAAGTTTCCACTGTAGGTGGTGGCTCGTTATAGTGAATTTCCACCGAAACAAttatactgtagtatttttAAACAGAGCAAGTTCCACAATGAGATGAAGTCTACTTTATTTGAATGAAGTAAATATTACAAACTATACTGAACATACATGTCTTACCCTTGCAAAAAACtactttacagtaaaataaacttCATGATTTCAAATTGttgattgttttatgttttttatgttcttaatgcatgtgtgtgggtgcattgtatttatttatctgtcttttatttctatGTTTTAGCCAGTTTTACTGCTTGGTATATCTTTTTattctacttttatttttccttataCCCTACCTACCCCTTTTATACCCTACCTACTCACTTTAATACATCTCCtctttttttagtattttattatcttttctcacacttttgtattattattttattttgctattctgaaattttacatttttatcctAAATCTGGTGTTTCCCCATGTTTTCCCCAACATTTCCTCAGTTCCTGCTTTTATTGAATCCTTTATTTATAACATAGTCGCTTATTGTTTTGTGCAAGAATCaaaagtgttatataaataaagtctgattgattgatttattgatgcaTGTGTCCATGTGTACTAGCTCCTGACCTCCAGTGGTGACGGCACATGTGCATTGTGGGATGTGGAGAGTGGGCAGCTGCTGCAGAGTTTCcatggtcacacagctgatgtcTTGTCCTTGGACCTCGCCCCATCTGAGACTGGCAACACTTTTGTCTCTGGGGTGAGAGaaagatagtgtgtgtgtgtgtgtgtgtgtaattcatGTGGTCATGGAAAAACCTTGCAGCTCATGGTTCTCTTTGAATTCagagttttcatcaaaaacacTAGAAACTAGATTTCTACAAAACAATAATCCTtgtctcttgtgtgtgtgtgtgtgtgttatcagggCTGTGATAAGAAGGCCAACGTGTGGGACATGCGCTCTGGCCAGAACATCCAATCTTTTGAGAGCCACGACTCCGACATCAACTGTGTAAAGTGAGTTCagttctttgataaaaatgtcTGGCAGTGTCTCTTATTTAGTAAGAAGAAGAATTAATTGACAGagacacatttataaaaacggAGAAGAATAGTAGAATTGATAGTAGTGTTGGCACTACTGCATCTGCTATTACTATTAACAATGGAGATCCAAAACTGATAAATTCCCTCACAGATAATCATAATgcataatgaaaaatgaatgtctgtacacaTGCTCAACATCTCGCAGGACATCAAAGGCCTTCTTCTACTCttctatgtttttgtttttaatgaatgagAGACTGTTGTTCCCTGGCTGCAGATCAAGTGTTGGTACTGTAAATCAAGTTTTCAGTCTGGTAAAACTTTATCAGACCTTGATGTTGAAAACtaataacaaacagaaatgcatgaaatctgtttgattttacatttcacaaCTTTCCAGTTGTTCAGGTTTGTAAAATAGATTTTGGTTGCAGTTAGGAGCAAACTAATGAGTTATTTTAAGCAAGGTCTTTGgagagttttgtgttttatttcccattattttatttttaaaaatgatttacttGTGTGGCATGTAAGATTTGAGCTGTTCATGAATTGCTGTTTATTCAgtgtaaaatacacataaaaaggAGAATGTTGCATTAAATGTTGAGACAACTGACAGGTTGTGACGTGATTCAAGCAGCAGAATTGCTCAGTTATTTAAGTTTAGTCATATCGTCATATAGAAAGCTCACTGGTGCAGAAACATTTCTAACTCCACCTCACCACGTGTCTTCAGGTACTACCCCAGTGGAGATGCATTTGCCTCTGCCTCTGACGATGCCACAGTGAGTCACGTCATATGATCTCATATCAATATGTGTCCTGTGCAAGATTACCAGTGCATGTGTTGAAAAAGTAACATTGATTTATTGGACTCACTCAACCACTTTTCTTTCACAATTTGGTGTTGAGATGAACTCAGAAATCTTAgtggtttttttattttagcaaacataaataaaatctacACATATATAATACAGATATAATTCAGGGTTCCTGATATTATTCCTTACTGCATTTATTTGGTCCCATTAGCTAACAAGTAACACCAACCCCATCGCTACAATATAAACATGCCTACTGAAGACCATTCACAGACTAAAATGATATTTGCCTAATAACCAttgtgtcatgtttgtgtctgtgttgtttcatgtttgtcGGTGTTCCTCAGTGCCGCTTCTATGATCTGCGAGCTGACCGTGAAGTAGCCGTCTACCAAAAGGACAGCATCATATTTGGTGCTTCCAGTGTGGACTTCTCTCTGAGCGGTAAGAAGTTTGTAAAGCACATGAAGGTAAATTATTGTATCAAATATGCTCAATAAATTTTGacttgccttttttaaaattctataTATCATCTGTCTGATTGCTTTTGTCGTTATATTTACCATAAATCAATACTGAAGATCTGATGCCATGTCAATTAAATACTTATTGACCTGGACATACTCATCCATTGGtagtttttaatgaataatatgCATTATTCATCAGCATCTTAAAAAGTATTACAGtactgaataaaaataaaacaatttttaatgATTCAGTAGAAATGAAAATTTGGACATTATCTCACAATTTCAACCAATCATTTGTCTTTCTCTACTTCCCCTTATTCCAAAATCCCCCACTTCCTCTTTCATGTACCATGTCTCCTTTTGCTGCCACCCCCAGGTCGCCTACTTTTTGCTGGTTATAATGACTACACTATAAACGCGTGGGACGTTTTGAAGGGAACTCGTGTTTCCATCCTGTTTGGCCACGAGAACCGCATCAGCAGAGTGAGAGTGTCGCCTGATGGCACAGCACTCTGCTCGGCCTCCTGGGACAATACCTTACGGGTGAGCAGGAGTTTCCCAACACAACATGACATTACCATGGAActgttgttcatttttattttttactgctGGCACATTTTGAATCCAAACACTGTCACTGTAAATGAACCATAATGATGTGCAATGTAAGCCTTCCTCCTTGATACATGTATTgttcagtatgtgtgtatatatgtaaacTATTATTAGAAAACTTTTGTAATaaggaaatacattttcttgttATAAAGAGATACTTTTTCGTTATAATAAGAAAGTTTTCTCATTATATTGAGAAACCAATcaaattttttttgtcatggtggcagcaatatGCTGCCATAATGCAGCCTTTCTTGTAacttacatttgatttttttagatAAAAAGGGTATATGTATATTGGGGTTGTTGTGATATTAACTTATGCTTAAATAtgcaattacatttttacaagttTGCAGCTTTAACCCACATGATTCTTCTCCCTTCTCTAATGTAGATTTGGGCCTAGAGTTTTGGATCACTGTTGTGATCCAGTGAAGATGTCACCAGCATTATACCAAGACTGCAAGTCAACACTACTGCAGGAGTGTTCAGCCTgataaacagagagaagcaCAAAACCTAAAATCTCTCCTCTGAACAAGAATATATCATTGTATCATAACTGTAGGATCCTCATCGTTGTTACGTTGTTAGCTTGATGATGgatattgtattattattttagagTAATAGTTATTGTTATATGGTGGAAAATCATTGTATAAAGAATCAAAACAACCTGTAGAAATTAGCAGCATGTGTCTGCTTTGCCATGTAGACTGACAGTCAATATTACTGATTGTTTTGTAAATGATGTACATCGGTTCACTGTCACCTGTCCAGTCATACTATAGACGTACATGCTGCTGTTATAACTGTTCTGCCACTCTGCCATAGGTTACAGTATGTCGTGATTATCCAAaagaagactgtaaatgtaaccACTGATTTATCTTATTTCAAAATACATAAACCACAGCTTAGGTAAACTCCTTGTGAGAAAAGTAAAGAAGATTTGaagtatatttttcattttttgttccttttgtgCTGTCTTCTTGCCAGAAGAGACTTTCACACACAGTAAGTTGTCTTTCCCTGACAACCTCACTGGAAGCTTCATGCAGCTGTAAAGAAAACAGTTTATTGTTTGCCAAAACCGATAAAGATGACCTGACATGTCTTTgcataaagaaaacacaactgGATGTAAAGAGGTTAGTAAA comes from Thunnus maccoyii chromosome 1, fThuMac1.1, whole genome shotgun sequence and encodes:
- the LOC121896348 gene encoding guanine nucleotide-binding protein subunit beta-5b-like; this translates as MACQGLQKGETLASLSRESDNLKKKLEEERGKLNDVELHQVAEKIELLGAISIKTRRVLKGHGNKVLNMDWCKDKRRLVSSSQDGKVIVWDGYTLNKEHGVTLPCTWVMACAYAPSGCAVACGGLDNKCSVFPLSMDPNENLAAKKKSVAMHTNYVSGCTFTNSDMQLLTSSGDGTCALWDVESGQLLQSFHGHTADVLSLDLAPSETGNTFVSGGCDKKANVWDMRSGQNIQSFESHDSDINCVKYYPSGDAFASASDDATCRFYDLRADREVAVYQKDSIIFGASSVDFSLSGRLLFAGYNDYTINAWDVLKGTRVSILFGHENRISRVRVSPDGTALCSASWDNTLRIWA